One segment of Niveibacterium microcysteis DNA contains the following:
- the petA gene encoding ubiquinol-cytochrome c reductase iron-sulfur subunit, which translates to MSDDKNTDNGRRTLVIATAAVGGGAVAGAAVPFLASLSPSERAKAAGAPVEADISKLQPGEMMTVEWRGKPVWILRRTKEQLASLAAVKGEVADPDSARSEQPEYCKNTYRSIKDEYLVTIGICTHLGCSPSSKFQPGAESGMGADWKGGFLCPCHGSTFDLAGRVFKNKPAPDNLPIPPHKYLADTKLLIGDDSKGA; encoded by the coding sequence GCGGTCGGTGGCGGTGCAGTGGCCGGCGCGGCGGTGCCATTTCTGGCCAGCCTTTCGCCGTCCGAACGAGCCAAGGCGGCGGGGGCGCCCGTCGAGGCTGACATCAGCAAGCTGCAGCCGGGCGAGATGATGACTGTGGAATGGCGCGGCAAGCCGGTCTGGATTCTGCGCCGCACCAAGGAACAGCTGGCTTCGCTGGCGGCAGTGAAGGGCGAGGTGGCGGATCCGGATTCCGCACGCTCCGAGCAGCCCGAGTACTGCAAGAACACGTATCGCTCGATCAAGGACGAGTACCTCGTCACGATCGGCATCTGCACCCACCTCGGCTGCTCGCCGAGTTCCAAGTTCCAGCCCGGCGCCGAGAGCGGCATGGGCGCGGACTGGAAGGGCGGCTTCCTTTGCCCCTGCCACGGCTCGACGTTCGACCTCGCGGGCCGCGTGTTCAAGAACAAGCCGGCGCCGGACAATCTGCCGATCCCGCCGCACAAGTACCTCGCCGACACCAAGCTGCTGATCGGCGACGACAGCAAGGGGGCCTAA
- a CDS encoding cytochrome b has product MTTKSQALLNWIDERFPLTSTYKAHLAEYYAPKNFNFWYFFGSLALLVLVIQIVTGIFLVMHYKPDASLNAAGVPVAFASVEYIMRDVPGGWIIRYMHSTGASAFFIVVYMHMFRGLLYGSYRKPRELVWIFGALIFLCLMAEAFMGYLLPWGQMSFWGAQVIVNLFSAIPLIGPDLSVFIRGDYVVSDATLNRFFSFHVIAVPLVLLGLVAAHLVALHEVGSNNPDGVEIKKKKDANGIPLDGIPFHPYYTVKDIFGVAVFLIVFSAIIFFAPEGGGYFLEFNNFIPADPLKTPPHIAPVWYFTPFYSILRAVTSDFLIVLQAGVAAIWVWALLRAPVLGKAIATAVAVIVIPGMFFIDAKFWGVVMMGAGVVVLAFLPWLDQSPVKSIRYKGALTKLAIAIFVVAFVILGYLGVLPPTPGRNLTAQICTVIYFLFFALMPIYSKLDKTKPEPERVTWK; this is encoded by the coding sequence ATGACGACCAAGTCGCAGGCACTATTGAACTGGATCGACGAGCGCTTCCCGCTTACGTCGACCTACAAGGCCCACCTGGCCGAATACTACGCACCGAAGAACTTCAACTTCTGGTACTTCTTTGGCTCCCTGGCCCTGCTGGTGCTGGTGATCCAGATCGTGACCGGCATCTTCCTGGTCATGCACTACAAGCCGGATGCGTCGCTGAATGCGGCCGGCGTGCCGGTGGCCTTCGCCAGCGTCGAGTACATCATGCGCGACGTGCCGGGCGGCTGGATCATCCGCTACATGCACTCGACCGGCGCTTCGGCGTTCTTCATCGTCGTGTACATGCACATGTTCCGCGGCCTGCTTTACGGTTCCTACCGCAAGCCGCGCGAGCTGGTGTGGATCTTCGGCGCGTTGATCTTCCTGTGCCTGATGGCCGAAGCCTTCATGGGCTACCTGCTGCCGTGGGGCCAGATGTCGTTCTGGGGCGCGCAGGTGATCGTGAACCTGTTCTCCGCGATTCCGCTGATCGGGCCGGACCTGTCCGTGTTCATCCGTGGTGACTACGTGGTGAGCGACGCGACGCTGAACCGCTTCTTCTCCTTCCACGTCATTGCGGTGCCGCTGGTGCTGCTGGGTCTGGTGGCTGCTCACCTCGTTGCGTTGCACGAAGTCGGCTCGAACAACCCGGACGGGGTCGAGATCAAGAAGAAGAAGGACGCCAACGGCATTCCGCTCGACGGCATCCCGTTCCACCCGTACTACACGGTGAAGGACATCTTCGGTGTCGCGGTCTTCCTGATCGTGTTCTCCGCGATCATCTTCTTCGCACCGGAAGGCGGCGGCTACTTCCTGGAGTTCAACAACTTCATCCCGGCCGATCCGCTGAAGACTCCGCCGCATATCGCGCCGGTCTGGTACTTCACGCCGTTCTATTCGATCCTGCGTGCGGTGACCTCTGACTTCCTGATCGTGCTGCAAGCGGGTGTTGCGGCGATCTGGGTGTGGGCGCTGCTGCGCGCACCGGTGCTGGGCAAGGCCATCGCCACTGCGGTCGCCGTGATCGTGATTCCGGGCATGTTCTTCATCGACGCCAAGTTCTGGGGCGTTGTGATGATGGGTGCCGGTGTCGTGGTGCTCGCCTTCCTCCCCTGGCTCGATCAGAGCCCGGTCAAGTCGATCCGCTACAAGGGCGCGCTGACGAAGCTTGCGATCGCGATCTTCGTCGTGGCCTTCGTGATCCTGGGGTACCTGGGCGTACTGCCCCCGACCCCGGGTCGTAACCTGACGGCCCAGATCTGCACGGTGATCTACTTCCTGTTCTTCGCGCTGATGCCGATCTACTCGAAGCTGGACAAGACCAAACCGGAACCGGAAAGGGTGACCTGGAAATGA